In the genome of Massilia sp. PAMC28688, one region contains:
- a CDS encoding DUF4394 domain-containing protein has protein sequence MHAPTLPKLLLASAIALSLAACGSDDDAASDTPPVVTTPIPPVEAGDTVILTSANRLLSYNMDNSATLRTGVTITGMQSGENMVGIDYRPADGLLYGVGSTGRLYTIDPTTGVATQKSTLSADATDTTNPFTAMAGTEFGVDFNPVPDRLRVVSNTGQNLRINVDTGATTTDGNINGGAANTVLTAAAYTNSFAGTGSTTLFVLDGANGTLYTQNPPNDGTLASPVALGVTATSVGAFDIDARNNRGYAVMTVGGVRGIYAINLGVTTGAATLVNSIAAMEDVRGIAIRTPAAPTVFGLTSTNRLVSFRPATPNTLATDVAVTGTASGERLIGIDVRPRDGAMIGIAASGRIYTIDTATGAATLKATLAADATDATAPFTAIAGTEFAVDFNPVADRLRVISNSGQNLRINVDTGATTTDGTINRAPALPAVTAAAYTNSFAGTTSTMLLVADADSDSLALQNPPNDGTLVNIGGFGLDVSGDVGMDIAGGANGLVLAALRPAGGPVTLYRVNAATGAATPVNGSTNAALSAIGTGAVDLVDIAIVLK, from the coding sequence GCCAATCGCCTGCTTTCCTACAACATGGACAACAGCGCCACCCTGCGCACCGGCGTGACGATCACCGGCATGCAGTCCGGTGAAAACATGGTCGGCATCGACTATCGCCCTGCCGACGGCCTGCTGTACGGCGTGGGCAGCACGGGACGGCTATATACGATCGATCCGACCACCGGCGTGGCCACCCAGAAGTCAACCCTGAGCGCCGACGCCACCGATACCACCAATCCCTTCACCGCCATGGCCGGGACCGAGTTTGGCGTGGACTTCAACCCCGTGCCTGACCGCCTGCGCGTTGTCAGCAACACGGGCCAGAACCTGCGCATCAATGTCGACACGGGCGCCACCACCACCGACGGCAATATCAACGGCGGCGCGGCCAACACCGTCCTCACGGCCGCCGCCTACACCAACTCCTTCGCCGGCACCGGCAGCACCACCCTGTTCGTGCTCGATGGTGCCAATGGCACGCTGTATACCCAGAACCCGCCCAACGACGGCACCCTCGCGTCGCCGGTGGCACTGGGCGTGACCGCCACCAGCGTGGGGGCGTTTGATATCGACGCGCGCAACAACCGTGGCTACGCCGTCATGACAGTTGGCGGCGTGCGCGGCATCTATGCCATCAACCTGGGCGTCACCACGGGCGCTGCCACCCTGGTCAATTCCATCGCCGCCATGGAAGACGTGCGTGGCATCGCCATTCGTACGCCCGCTGCGCCCACCGTGTTCGGCCTGACCAGCACCAACCGCCTGGTATCGTTCCGCCCTGCCACGCCCAACACCCTGGCCACCGACGTGGCAGTGACCGGCACCGCCAGCGGCGAGCGCCTGATCGGCATCGACGTGCGCCCGCGCGACGGCGCCATGATCGGCATCGCCGCCTCGGGCCGCATCTACACCATCGACACAGCCACTGGTGCGGCCACCCTCAAGGCCACGCTGGCTGCCGATGCGACCGACGCCACCGCGCCATTTACCGCCATCGCCGGCACCGAATTCGCTGTCGACTTCAACCCCGTGGCCGATCGCCTGCGCGTGATCAGCAACAGTGGCCAGAACCTGCGCATCAACGTCGACACCGGCGCCACCACGACCGACGGCACCATCAACCGCGCGCCCGCCCTGCCCGCCGTAACCGCTGCCGCCTACACCAACAGCTTTGCCGGCACCACCTCCACCATGCTGCTGGTGGCCGATGCCGACAGCGACAGCCTGGCGCTGCAAAATCCGCCCAATGACGGCACGCTGGTCAATATCGGCGGCTTCGGGCTCGATGTCAGCGGCGACGTGGGCATGGACATTGCCGGTGGCGCCAACGGCCTGGTACTGGCCGCCCTGCGCCCCGCGGGCGGGCCTGTCACCCTGTACCGCGTGAATGCGGCCACCGGCGCCGCCACGCCGGTCAATGGCAGCACCAATGCGGCCCTGTCGGCCATTGGCACCGGTGCGGTGGACCTGGTCGACATCGCCATCGTGCTCAAATAA